The Porites lutea chromosome 11, jaPorLute2.1, whole genome shotgun sequence genome contains the following window.
TCAGTAAATATCACTGTTTTTCTGCCAACACACAGTGGTAAGAGTACCCATTAGTACAAtcctatttcattttcttcttgtgTTTTCCCTCTATTTCACTCTATTCCCAATATCCCACTTTTTTATTACCTGGTTCATGGGCAATCTAGcccaaaaggttttttttaatacaggGTTCCTAATCTTTTAAGTGAGTAACTTGGAAAGAATGCACCTTTTATTCTGAACTATAatgaaatattttaatattttacagcACAAACGTGGATAGGTTAAATCAGGTTGGTGACATTCATAATTAAAAgtatttgaaataaattatttattttgcttttcgTTTCTTATTGCGACCCTAATGGATGAGGATTTCTGGCTAAATTTGATGAATTTATCCTCCCCGCTTCAAGACTCGGACCAAATCTTTTCTCCATCCTTTGCCCACATTCCTCACCCCACCCCTACTTCCACAGAATTACATTGATGGGTGCAATAATTTTTGCCCACTGTTGGTGCTTTGAGACGGTTAtaagcccccaccccccccccccccccccctccccgcggccgaatataagccccctttagcatgtattgaaatgaatttgacTTTTTACGACTCAAATAGTATTTTAATCAGCACTGCTATGTAGCTTGTCTTGAAACACTTGCTTTTGTCCGGTTATAGCCCCCCCCCGAATATAACCcccccgtttataagcccttcTAAACCCTTCATAACTGTCGACGAAAATTCTCccaaaaaatcttgaataatCGGAAGCTTACGGTAGTTTAAATCTTGAATATCTGAGATCAGTGAGAGTACAGGCTCGACACGATGGGGTGAAACAGAGGTGTAAAGAGTAAATTCAGGATGGCAGTCTGAGGAAAAGTATGTATCCTTAGTTCATAATCCttcctttctattttttctcgcCGAACAAAAAGCTTAATACTGGAGTGATCGTTATATTACCTTGTGTTTGTAGACGTGATTTACAGTTTCTGCCACATTTCTATCCAGACAGACCTCAAGAGGATCGTACTGTGTCCCTACATTTTGAGCGATAAGATTTTTCTCGTCGTTCAAAAAAGCGTTCTGCATTTCTGCCAACAAGTCGGTTCCCACACCGGCATCAGCCATATTGATGGATCAGGGAATGCCCGAGTATCGCCTGGCACTAGATCAATGTCCGTTACGTCATAGGTCGAAAATTCGCCTTGCAgtcaaaggaaataggagacgtatTGAAACCCTGCcatcctgaccctgtttagaacaaaaaattcctaataTACATACCCTGTTTGGGACAACAtcctcaattttattaccctgtttaggactaGGGACAAAATTCACGCCGTCTTGTCTGGTAAAGCCttttattggcaattgcaatagagcaaattcaagttattcttattttaaaaaaaataaattttgaaataaatcgTGGATCGTGGTGATGTCATTGTGGGCCGCAGACTGtgataaatttcacagaacataaccCCGTTGGCTGTACtgagcacaaaatttaagtCAACTACTCCGAGTCTGACTGAGTCAGTGActgttttgacgagaaagtgaaattttcctggaaaatgaaaagctTTATCCCAGTGCTACTATGATAAAATGCACGCTGTGTGCTGCTCTAAAAAATGTACTCCGAGATCACATAAACATCAACTGTACGGAGATATCAAAAGAAGATACTAACGGCTATGGGAAATGTAAATACTTTCTCGAGATTTTTATATCTTaaaaaacggacaacaaattcgacaggaatacgcgcgaaaaATCTGTCTGTTGTATAAAGTTCTGCTAAACTTACACACATTTTTCCTGTACTGAACAAAAACAGTACctagccgtatcttggtccgctacATAGAAGCTATACCAATACTGAAAAATCATCGTTCACATTTTTGAGTGTAAAATCCCTGAGTTCCCCTCactggagcaatatcaatatgtaaaaggttttcaaaggtttcacgccggtgtGAAGCTAAGATATGcggcctgtctctccttgctATTTTTACATTTGAGCATTTACATTATGATTACAACGCTCGTTTTgtaataaaaacgaaaaagtagcaTAACAGCACCAGCGCCTCTGACAACAAAACTTATCTCCAAGCCGCATGGGCTCCAAGCGAcactcaacgctactaagaaCGTTCTTGTTTGTCCTGTCATAGGCcaagcacttaacctcgttttgatacagaggcccggggaaaCTCGGAAATAGCCTATTTCATAGACGTTTTTTCAATTCCATAATGCTCGTTTTcgcataagaattgttttcaatttctcttgagGCGATTGTaagtcccaagagaaactgaaaacaatgtttatgcacaattttggagggacaacaaagagtattatggtattttgaAACAGGCCTATTCAAGggcaaaggggggggggggggggggttgaggAGGAACGTGTGACGATGCTTTTAAATTGCACATCGTTATTCTGTTCGCAAAATTAATCCATTTCATTCCTTGTTCGTAGGATATCCATTGGTGCGACAGACAGAcaataataactttattcagTTATTATTATAACTTTATTCAGTTACATTATGGGATAGAAAAAACACTATTATAGTCTCATAAGTTAGCGATCTCACTTGTCAAATGGAACACTGACTATAAACACAACATGTTCGCACGCATAAGGATGTTGGACTGTTATGTCCGCTCTGTTATaattaaagctaaaaaattTCTATTCCATTCCATTCCGTTCATGCAAAGGACTTTAATGATCAAATTCTAGAGTACATTCTTAAAACTAATCACATcgctttttttatatattttagaaGATACCGTAATCGGGTTCTATAAAAATGTTAAGTTGGATAAAAACTTTTCGAATGATCGAGTATACAGTCACATCGCAGCCTGACAGAAAAATGTTTCTTGGCAAGAAACCCAAAACTTATCTAAGATCTTAATTTTATCAATACAACTGACATTCAATTCCTGTTCAGTGATTAGCCGGCATTCTAGGAACGGCGACTTTTCCTGACTCTCTAATACCGGAAGTGTTTGCAAAATTAATCTTCCTTTTTGTATAGCAAGTTATCAGGTAGAGTCTCAAGTCTACAATAATAAGGTATAAGGTTTAGGCCACCGGATACCGTTTCGTCTGCGAGTCTAGACCTATTCCTAAGCACGAGATGTTAACACTAAGCTAGCATACAAACGAGAAAGGAATCAACTTTGTGCCACTCAGCAACAGGCTTTGGCCCGTACCTAACACACTATCAGTTAACTCGTTATCGTCTTGGTTTGTCGCTTTGTGAACTGCTGCTGTCTGAGTCAGACTCCTCCTCGCCACTACTGCTGGACTCGCTGCTGCTGCTGTCGCTGCTACTTTCACTCTTGCTGCTGTCATTCTCTGAACTACTTTCACTTTCACTGCTACTTTTCTTTCGAGGTTTACTCTcagtgttctttgttttgctcgcctTCTCAACACGAGGCTTCTCCTGAACCGCTCTAAAGAGAACAAACAACAGAACAGCGAGTGATCAAGACATGTACTTGATACTGATACTTTAGTTATAAAGCTGAATTCTATTTTACCTTTACATCATTATGataactattattatcattattgttatcattattactcatttatttgttttttgttgctaTGTGTTGCACGCCGAAGAAATTATATCAATTTCTGCGACTTCTTAGCtcgtttattttttacttttctgaaTAGGTTTCTGCGCCATTAAGTAACCTGTGATGTTCTTTTCATGTACCTTgtaatagaccttattcactaTACCAGCCATCTTTGCACGCCCTTAAGGACAATATCACGTGatttctcagggggcaaacaagtcaTAAAATCTACCACTACTTGAAATCATGGTCGAGTTTGTTCATTCTAGAAGACAGAAAATGACGATCTTTTTATCTTAAAGACGATAACGGCACATATGGGTGGACGTGATCATTGCTACTTTTTTTAATGCAGTAGCAACCCTAAATGTCTTTACAGCATGCAATAATGACGTAaaacttgccaaaaactagaaCTGTACATTTTGCAAGTATAAAACGTTGTTTCGTTTggaaagaataaacaaactcgaccgccaTCACTCGTATTGGCAAATGTTATTACTTGTTTGCCGCCTGATATACCatgtgacattgcttttatatCATCAACcctaaagcgcgtgcaaagatgtcgagtatcgtgaataaggtctgtttgaggcaaaataaaaatgtgggtttttactgttgATTCCCAAAAAGGGGTGGGTGCCCCCACTAGCTACACGCAGATCACATGGCATCTAACAGCccaactgtttcccgccaagtTTAAACCAACTATGCCGCTTGAAATTCTCGGAAAACAGTATTACTTTGGTTGATTCATTTGGGGTAAATGGTTTAATAATGTTTGAAGTAATGCAAATAAATAATAGAGACTTGGAATTACGTTTAAGGAATACGTGATATACAAGCTGACAAAATCTCATATTTGGATGAAAACTGTCCAAAAGAATTCTTATGGATGAACTTGACATGAAACTACATACTTTTGAGCAGATACAATGAGTTGTAAACGACCAGTAAAGGGAAAACTTCGGGTAAAGTGGTGTAAACAGACGTCTGCtctttgccgtaaacgtgattctttAAGTCTCTATTGACGCGAAAGGATTTTACATATCTTCTTTGGTTTACCCGTTAAATACTGTTAGTGACAACTTCATATTTTACCTTTTGGGTGGAGATTCATGGTCATCTGTATCTTCCGATTCAGGCGAGGTCTGATGTTTTCTCTGATCAGGTGTGCTTTTCTCGGGTTCAGGCGATGCACTGGGAGTTCGGTGACGTCTCTGAACAGGGCTTCGTTTTCTGGCTAACTGACTTGCTGAGGGAGGGTTTCTTGCAGGCGATGGACTTGAAGACGATCTACGCCTACGGGACTGCCTGGGAGGAGCGCTCTTAGGGCTGCCTCTCTGTCTTCTCGCGGGACTTCTGCTCTGCTGCTGAACAGAGCGTCGTTGATGGATGGGACTCCCTGACTGGTTTCTTCGGGCAGGAGGGCTTGGACTTCTTCTTCTGTTTCTCACTGGGGATGGGCTCCGTGAAGGCTGATGTCTACGAGGTGCCCTCGGAGGGGAATGGCTACGGCTGCGACTTCTCTGATGTCTTCTTTGCTGTTGATGTGACCCACGTGGAGGACGTGGACTTTCAGATCTCCGTCTCTTGGCAGGAGGGCTCGGCCTTCTTCTGTTTCTCACTGGGGATGGGCTCCGGGAAGGTTGGCGTCTACGAGGTGCACTCTGAGGGGAATGGCTGCGGCTGCGATTTTTCTGGTGACTTCTTTCCTGTTGGATTGAGCTGCGTGGAGGATTTGGACTTTCTGACCGACGTCTTTGGACAGGACTTGGGCTTCTTTGATTTACTGGTGGGGTAGCGCTTCTAGTTTGTTGACGTTTTTGGGAGGGAGCGGGTTGTCGGCGCTGTGGAGTGCGACTGGGACTTCTCTGCTGACGCACATTGGACATTCTTGATTGATTTTTTCTCGGAGGAGACGAAGTCGGTGTTCTGTTTCGTCTTGGAGGTGTAGTGCTTCTGGATCGCTGACGTCGTTTATGTTCCGGGCTTTGCGATCTTTCTCTACTTCTTCTTCCTCGAGATCTACCGATGCTCCGACTTCGATTCGTCTGTCTGGCACGAGTAGTTCTTTGAGGTGACCTCCTACGTACGGGAGATGGACTCGGGCTTGCACTTTGCTTTTGTTGTCTCAAAGGTGCAGCGTTGTCCGAAGACCGCTTTGCCGGCTTCGCTGGAGGACTCGGAGTGTGGGGTTGTGGGGACTGTTGCTGACCTTTTCGACGCGAGGAAGAAGCACCCGTCTTCCCTGGGGAAGATTGTTGTTTTGCctgtttcaaagctctcttgtCCGGGCTACTAGCAGAAGACTGGCCGTCAGAATCTGAATCCGACTCGGACCCAGATGAACTACTGGAAGAGCTCTCCTCTGAACTGGGAGGGGTCTTTTGCTTGGCAGTGCGCGCTTGATTaccttttctttgtttgtctctAGATACTTCAGTCTTTTTTGGAGGTGTTTCGCTTGGTGATCTCTTTCTCAGCCTTCTCCCTTCCAAAGGAGATTGTGATCTGTCCGTATTTCTGACTTCTTTTGGAGGACTTTCAGACCGCTGTCGTCTGGAATTTACGCGTGTATCCTCTCCGCGCTTATCCTCAGCAGAAGGTGAACGAATCCTCTGTGCGATATTTTTCTCCCTGGGAGAACGTCTCCGGTTGTCCTCCTCGGGGCTGGCAGCTCGTTTCATGCGATTCTCGGACTTCCGTTTGGGGATGCTCTCTTTCTGCCGAGCTTGTCTATTGTCTTCTCTATCACGAAAGTCCCTTTTTCGTGTGGTAATTTCTGATCGCTCAGGGCTTGAACTGGATTCCCTACGCCGTCTTTCCGCTCTTTCTTTCACAAGTCGTTCGCGCTGCACCGGATGCCTTTCGTCAGAAGGGCTTCGCACGTTTCGCTgcctttctttccttcttgcATCAGGTGACCTCTCTGCAAAACTTGACCAATCAGGGCTGCGATGTCGCCTTTCGGGAGCATCATTTTCTGGGGATCTCCTACTATCATTTTCATTGCGATGTGATCGTAAGCGGCTTTCTCTTAACTTATCCTCTGGCGAGACACGAGCAACTTCTCGACGACCATAATGGTTACGACTCTCGCGTCCCTCCTTGGACAGCTCATTTCGAACGCGTTTTTCACTGCGTTTACCTAAACGATTACCACGCTCAACGTCTTCTGTAACCTCATCTGATCTATCCTTGTGGCGAGATCTTGTTTTCTGTGGGGACGCACTATCTGTTGAAGGAGACTTCTCTCTCCGACGTCTGTTTTTGTCTTCATTGTCCCTTGACGGGCTACGGCTTTCTTTCCTGTATTTCTGGCGTTTTTCATCTTTCTGCTTTCTCTTGTTGGGCCTGTCAGGGCTTTCACTTTCCGAGCGACTGCGAAATAGAGAAATAAATATTGCTAAAACAACCTTTAATTAAACGCATTTGAACTTAACGGCAAGGAGAATACTCTAAACAAATTCATaacctataaaaaaaacttataaaattcATCGCACCCACACGAAAGTTGAAAGTTGCCAAATGGCGGCGACAACTCTGCGGTTTCAGTTCCCAAAAACtttcaaagcatttttcagTCAATCAACTTTCGAAACGTTTAATAAATCAACGTCTAGGTAACGTACCGATCTTTCAACAGTGAAACTAGTAAGAGACTCTTTCTCTAATTATAAACgtacaaattttccaaaaaaaaaagaacaaacataACAGAAACGTTAATAGTGCACAGGATTTGACAGTCTGACCTTCTTGAATCACTCTTTTGCCTTCTTCTTGGTTTATCGTCTTCTGAGTCGACAGATCTTCTGCTACGTTTCGCTTCCTTTTCTTCCCTTTTCGACTTTCCTCTTGCTTCCAAGCTCCTTCTTCTGGAACGATCTCGAGAGTCATCTCTTTGAATGAAACAAACTTGAAATCAGTGCTCAAAATAAcagtttcatttcagttttactgcagttcaattttatccttgactcaatttattttcttttatttcaaccACCATGTCACGCATTTACAACAAAGGAAGAATAATAAAACATGATTCCAAGAAAATAGTaatgaaatcaagaaaaattaGAGGTCGACGTTTCGATGTATCCAACGTCTTATCAAGAATGAAAAACGTTCAGTgtaaaatttgttaaaagacAGGTCATCATATTTGACACTTGACTCTGTGTTAACACTGTTTATCAccttaaatattaaaaaaccaGATGTGCCTTGCAATAGATTGAACATAGAGGAGAGCCAAGTACAGATAAACTGAATTGGTATAAGATTCTGGCAAACTACCCACCTTCTTCCCCTCTAACCCAAATACTTAAAGTGAAAGGTTGGTGTTGATGCTGGGTTAgggaaggggtgggtgggcagttgCCCACCTttccctcccctaacccaacaatttgccctaagtgagaagtattCACATTGTAATAGACCCCTGAAAAGCTATTGGAAGTGCCCCAGATAAATTCAGAGGAAAGCCAGCAATGTCAGCAACGTCTTGGACAATGTCTCTTGCCCATCAATGTCTCAAGTTTATCTCTTTCAGCTGCAAAATCCTGCGGCATGACCATTCAACATGGTATTACTTGGTTTTTTAGCATTTCAGAAATTGAACTTCGAAAATTTctgttcaatttttattttgaccaatttttggGAGTGAGGAGTTACCGTTTTCAATTAGCTTTAATCAAGACAAGGCCAAGctgacaaaaattttaactacctCACAATGAATTCACTTCTCTTAATGGACTAACAGATTTAATTTTCAAGTAACCAATTCACTACccgtcaaactcagaaaactgtAAACGTCTGAAATATTTCAGCAATGTTGACTGTGTAGTGACCAATCACCATTAAGCCCAGGAGTGAACATGCAGGCAAGCCACAAAGCCCCAAACCAATTACCATGGCTGTTTGTGGGTTTAGTGGCAACACAGTGACattccaaaaatatttctggtgttcacggatTAGTGACGTTCACAGTAAAATAATCTGTGGCGGTATGCTTGACCTGGAAAGGCTGTGATGGtgaaagaaaagcaattttctttttcataataACGCTCCCATACCTTTTTGGTTTATCTTTATCCTTCTTCCCTGACTTTCGTTTGTCTGAATCAGAATCGAATTCTGATGAGCTGCAGAAATGTGATAAAAGGCAAataaacaaaagtgaaaacagtgatgAATGATTTTGACAACAAAAAAGCATGAATCAGATTTATGCAAGGCACAGTACACACTAAATCTGCATGAGTGAACCGAAATATACATTGtaaacagttttgaaaattgctTCCTTTCTAGAGAGACAAGCAAAATCAGGATCATATTAACATATTGGGAAACCGAGCTCGATATAGGTTCATCAAACTTGGCATATCAACCCAGATAGATCAACACTTGACCTTGGAAAACCCTACACAATCTGTTGTACACAAGATCGAATCCAACTGACTTGGTCCCCATTTATCATGCTTGAGAAGTACTCAAGACTGAAACGACAAAATCCGTTGTTTCAGAGTCATCATGATGCCATTTCAAGGTACATGTAACGTACATACTACATGTAAATTCTAACAAGTGTTTATTTAAAAGCAGAATTGGCCCTACATCATGCTTTCACAAACCATTATTGATAAGTTCTAGAATAACATAAAATTATTTACATTCACAGTTAATACAATGTTTatggtaataatttattactaacaACAATTATTGTTCTTCATCAGTAGTcaaacaatgacaaaagaaTTTGGATGTTCAATATTGTACATGTTGTagctaattttttatctcatattttttatcttatatttttcctttgtttcaatgtcattagcatacattaccatacccaaaaacaaaagaaaaccaaaaattaactgggATAAAAAGTAACTACAACATACACACTTACTATTTTATACTTACCTCCAAAGAGATCACCTTACCTGTCTActggtgtttgcttttttcgtttctttcgcCGTTTACTTTGGGGAGAGGGGGATGAATGCTTTCCACTACCTGAACTGcaagataaaagtaaaaaatataattgtacaCAGGGACTAAAATACTTAGATCCCAGTTACTGTGAAGACATATTTCTCTTTCCATAAGTGACCCTACAAAAATGGTCCAAGATGGCTTCACATTACAACAGAGACTATTTacatggtcacatcatagggtCTCATTCAAAGGCTCAATGAATAGAGcattatatagaggatattacatggtggcgcgaagatatgaattttattttcgagtggcaaaacaatattttacgaacgagcgcagcgagtgaataaaatattgtttttgccactcgaaaataaaattcatatcttcaagccgccgtgtaatgttctttttattatatagacaaaaagacatcgataaaataatagagggaaattactgaaattatgtcatcgataaactcacgtgtgagattatggaaaataaaccactcgggtcccagatgtagtttttatgaattttatgagtcgtatattttccagtaaaacactcgtgtctaaatagtaaaaaaaattattatatggACATGTCTCAAAAggactggaaacaaacaaattcaagaatttgattggctaaaatcgatCTTGCATCTAGACCGGCATCTAGACCGATCTTGTCGTAACAGTTGTCCtcaaaaagttacaaacaaagaatatgaaaaaattggcttgttCCTGTTAACAGGATATACTAAATGGAAGAATCATTGGCCCATGAGGAAGCAGGTAAAGAAAACGAGCAAACATTGGCAAATTTGAGTCCTGCCGAGGAAGCTACGAGCAAAGATGACGgaagcaaataaaattatttatgtttttgttcctttgctttcttatttggctataatttataataaacatcttattaaccGAGCTAGGTCggtctgtatgggagaatcttgacctcGGTTGCTGGTACAGACCTTACTGCATTTGGTCTGTACTGGCgattctcccatacagaccTCCCGCTCGGTTAATAAGAGCTAAATATGACTAGGAAAACAATGCTACAattgaacctccactaacacACAAGTAAaagccacctctccacaacggccacatTTTTGGTGGACAgaccatacattgactcttgtttaaacctctttACAACCACCACCTCTCAACAATGACCattttcttctgtccccaaggtggtggtgtggag
Protein-coding sequences here:
- the LOC140952370 gene encoding uncharacterized protein; this translates as MYNNIGLQTARGSGTNGYVQRNLSLLRRMKEKIEYHTQEDVDKLEQMNTKKPNQEILEHERKRQIELQCMQVQVMMEEQGYNENDIQAKVEELRRKLSEQEGITSKDKKLPSNVTETHQLAEANEEKNARMKEALGIKDDYKSGSSFDQELKEAQRKSEQLAWEAVQREMEKQKERVEMRSLKEGAPVKKKEKRKRSPESESLDEGSKSESSGSGKHSSPSPQSKRRKKRKKQTPVDSSSEFDSDSDKRKSGKKDKDKPKRDDSRDRSRRRSLEARGKSKREEKEAKRSRRSVDSEDDKPRRRQKSDSRSRSESESPDRPNKRKQKDEKRQKYRKESRSPSRDNEDKNRRRREKSPSTDSASPQKTRSRHKDRSDEVTEDVERGNRLGKRSEKRVRNELSKEGRESRNHYGRREVARVSPEDKLRESRLRSHRNENDSRRSPENDAPERRHRSPDWSSFAERSPDARRKERQRNVRSPSDERHPVQRERLVKERAERRRRESSSSPERSEITTRKRDFRDREDNRQARQKESIPKRKSENRMKRAASPEEDNRRRSPREKNIAQRIRSPSAEDKRGEDTRVNSRRQRSESPPKEVRNTDRSQSPLEGRRLRKRSPSETPPKKTEVSRDKQRKGNQARTAKQKTPPSSEESSSSSSSGSESDSDSDGQSSASSPDKRALKQAKQQSSPGKTGASSSRRKGQQQSPQPHTPSPPAKPAKRSSDNAAPLRQQKQSASPSPSPVRRRSPQRTTRARQTNRSRSIGRSRGRRSRERSQSPEHKRRQRSRSTTPPRRNRTPTSSPPRKNQSRMSNVRQQRSPSRTPQRRQPAPSQKRQQTRSATPPVNQRSPSPVQRRRSESPNPPRSSIQQERSHQKNRSRSHSPQSAPRRRQPSRSPSPVRNRRRPSPPAKRRRSESPRPPRGSHQQQRRHQRSRSRSHSPPRAPRRHQPSRSPSPVRNRRRSPSPPARRNQSGSPIHQRRSVQQQSRSPARRQRGSPKSAPPRQSRRRRSSSSPSPARNPPSASQLARKRSPVQRRHRTPSASPEPEKSTPDQRKHQTSPESEDTDDHESPPKRAVQEKPRVEKASKTKNTESKPRKKSSSESESSSENDSSKSESSSDSSSSESSSSGEEESDSDSSSSQSDKPRR